The Verrucomicrobiales bacterium genome includes a region encoding these proteins:
- a CDS encoding HAD-IA family hydrolase, whose product MIQGIVFDCDGTLADTMPLHWEAWQTVTRRHGILFTEERFYALGGVPSHHILQTLAQEQKLAINPQAVAKEKEDTYLQTLGHVRPIEAVVEVARTHHGKLPMAVASGGTREIINLVLRHLKIHHLFQAVVTSEDVLRQKPAPDIFLEAARRIGIAPDRCRGYEDTDLGMSAIRAAGMEAIDVRDLIR is encoded by the coding sequence ATGATTCAAGGCATTGTTTTTGATTGTGACGGCACGCTGGCGGACACCATGCCCCTGCACTGGGAGGCCTGGCAAACCGTCACGCGGCGCCACGGCATTCTGTTCACGGAGGAGCGCTTCTACGCACTGGGAGGAGTTCCATCCCACCATATCCTGCAAACACTCGCTCAGGAGCAGAAACTGGCCATCAATCCCCAGGCGGTAGCCAAGGAAAAGGAAGACACTTACCTTCAGACGCTCGGGCATGTCCGCCCCATCGAGGCGGTCGTCGAGGTGGCCCGAACCCATCACGGCAAGCTGCCGATGGCCGTGGCTTCTGGCGGGACCCGGGAGATCATCAATTTGGTGCTACGCCATCTCAAGATCCATCACCTCTTCCAAGCGGTGGTCACCAGCGAAGACGTCCTACGTCAGAAGCCCGCGCCTGACATTTTTCTGGAGGCGGCCCGACGCATCGGCATCGCGCCCGACCGCTGCCGGGGCTATGAAGACACCGACTTGGGGATGAGCGCCATTCGCGCCGCCGGCATGGAAGCAATCGATGTTCGTGATCTGATCCGCTAG
- a CDS encoding sugar phosphate isomerase/epimerase codes for MSHHINRIDRRSFLGRAGLTGGVGAVAAISSAAPVLAADAALTRSVLPPEGKRLLLSCKLGMIAREVGGKKLSLPERLSLAGEAGFDGVDFDEAGAYTREQAREAVEKSGVFVHNAINHTHWSKRLTSPKDEERAESRKNVEHCLRVSQAAGGSGILIVIGKAEDGPAAEIEERCRQEIRSLIPLAASLGQRILFENVWNGMMYDHDKGPEQSPDRFIRFVDSFQSPWVGMYYDIGNHWKYGQPGDWIRAFGTRCVKLDVKGFSRAKNKFVDITSPEDDLPWDQVRKALTDIGFAGWATAEVGGGGVKRLKEVREQMQKAFGL; via the coding sequence ATGAGTCATCACATCAATCGCATCGACCGCCGCTCCTTTCTTGGGCGTGCCGGCCTCACCGGCGGAGTGGGAGCCGTGGCCGCTATCTCCTCTGCTGCTCCGGTCTTGGCCGCGGATGCTGCCTTGACTCGCAGCGTCCTTCCTCCCGAGGGCAAGCGGCTGCTGCTCTCGTGTAAACTGGGAATGATCGCTCGAGAGGTGGGTGGCAAGAAGTTGTCGCTTCCGGAGCGGCTCTCTCTCGCGGGTGAAGCTGGATTCGACGGCGTGGACTTTGACGAGGCCGGTGCCTACACGCGTGAGCAGGCCCGCGAGGCGGTGGAGAAGTCAGGTGTGTTCGTGCACAACGCGATCAACCACACGCATTGGAGCAAGCGGCTCACCAGCCCCAAAGATGAGGAGCGCGCCGAGAGCCGCAAGAATGTCGAGCATTGCCTCCGAGTCTCTCAAGCGGCGGGAGGCAGCGGCATTCTTATTGTCATCGGCAAGGCCGAGGACGGTCCGGCGGCCGAGATCGAGGAGCGCTGCCGTCAAGAAATTCGCTCCTTGATTCCTTTGGCCGCCTCGTTGGGGCAGCGCATTCTTTTTGAAAACGTTTGGAACGGGATGATGTATGACCATGATAAGGGTCCGGAACAGTCCCCCGACCGTTTTATCCGGTTCGTTGACAGTTTCCAAAGCCCTTGGGTGGGCATGTATTACGATATCGGAAATCATTGGAAGTATGGTCAGCCGGGCGACTGGATCCGGGCGTTCGGGACGCGTTGTGTCAAACTGGACGTCAAGGGTTTCAGCCGGGCGAAAAACAAGTTCGTGGATATCACCAGTCCTGAGGATGACCTTCCCTGGGATCAGGTCCGAAAGGCGCTCACAGACATCGGCTTTGCGGGCTGGGCCACGGCGGAAGTGGGCGGGGGCGGGGTCAAGCGACTGAAAGAAGTTCGCGAGCAGATGCAGAAGGCTTTTGGACTGTGA
- a CDS encoding 1-acyl-sn-glycerol-3-phosphate acyltransferase → MQKVESQSPVGLSQPKAADEIPAALTWGLIWRAPLDHLANKFFTRFWIRLLLGVFRSRVLEVKGLQHIQEACDPFILAPNHSQRLEALLLPSLLALNRRGKMVHFLTDWLVLLYPLIGRIVLLNEPIIVTRKNAKFKWMNLVRKRYENPLSAFDQARRFLAQKRPIGLYPEGTMNRDRSRLLRGQSGVAQLSLACRVPVVPVGIRFPQGRPGSRVGDLEPMVIEFGQPLFPPEVRGGGEPEVHEIRDWHGQIMQAISSLSGKQWTPDNQRTRYVA, encoded by the coding sequence ATGCAGAAAGTCGAGTCACAGTCTCCGGTAGGGTTGTCTCAGCCTAAGGCGGCTGACGAAATTCCGGCAGCACTGACGTGGGGGCTGATCTGGCGGGCTCCGTTGGATCACTTAGCGAATAAATTTTTCACGCGCTTCTGGATTCGGCTTTTGTTGGGTGTGTTTCGATCCCGAGTCCTGGAGGTTAAGGGTTTGCAGCACATTCAGGAGGCTTGCGATCCGTTCATCTTGGCTCCCAATCACTCCCAGCGGCTGGAGGCCCTGTTGCTGCCTTCGCTGCTGGCATTGAATCGGCGTGGGAAGATGGTTCATTTTCTGACTGACTGGCTGGTCCTGCTCTACCCCCTGATTGGCCGCATCGTCCTGCTCAACGAACCCATCATTGTGACCCGCAAGAACGCGAAGTTTAAGTGGATGAACCTCGTGAGGAAACGCTATGAGAATCCGCTGTCCGCTTTCGATCAAGCGCGTCGGTTTCTGGCGCAGAAACGGCCGATCGGGCTCTATCCTGAAGGCACGATGAACCGGGATCGAAGCCGTTTGCTTCGCGGACAAAGCGGCGTCGCTCAGCTGTCGCTCGCTTGCCGGGTGCCGGTGGTGCCGGTGGGCATTCGGTTTCCCCAAGGTCGTCCGGGCAGCCGCGTGGGGGACTTGGAACCCATGGTGATTGAGTTCGGGCAGCCCCTTTTCCCGCCCGAGGTGCGAGGGGGAGGCGAACCTGAAGTTCATGAGATTCGTGATTGGCATGGGCAAATCATGCAGGCAATCTCTAGCCTTTCCGGCAAGCAGTGGACCCCGGACAACCAGAGGACCAGATATGTCGCTTAA
- a CDS encoding flippase-like domain-containing protein yields MRALALVVSGVALVLIARRLDRIDLLQQLKQMRPLWFLGALGAFLISVSLSSWRWHQMLKVTGTAINFRTSWRLTLIGHCFSALFFGAAVSDLAKATLYSRWFGFPVPRLLAASVLDRSTGALSTILYALATLGYGLWAAPRIHWQGVEWVPVGKIALGLGIVLVIMAVLAVVFRAHWLPALRRFWLEMSKAARALRSRSGVALAAVLVGFLIQVMVSVILGCCLRAVAIAPIPWVELLWTFPVIGLMASVPITISGAGAREGAAILLWTTFGITSATAFSASLLTLSVNLLWAAAGAVLLWRGGADQSSPES; encoded by the coding sequence ATGCGCGCTCTTGCCCTGGTCGTTTCCGGGGTCGCCCTGGTTTTGATCGCCCGCCGCCTCGATCGGATCGACTTGCTTCAGCAGCTCAAGCAGATGCGGCCGCTGTGGTTTTTAGGGGCGCTGGGTGCCTTTCTCATCTCCGTAAGCCTCAGCAGCTGGCGCTGGCATCAGATGCTGAAGGTCACCGGCACTGCGATTAATTTTCGGACTTCTTGGCGGCTGACTCTGATCGGGCATTGCTTCTCCGCTTTATTCTTTGGTGCTGCTGTCAGTGACCTCGCCAAGGCAACCCTTTATTCTCGATGGTTCGGCTTTCCGGTGCCACGGCTGCTGGCCGCTTCGGTGCTGGATCGCTCCACCGGAGCGCTCAGCACCATCCTCTACGCATTGGCCACCTTGGGCTATGGTCTGTGGGCGGCTCCCCGGATTCACTGGCAGGGAGTGGAATGGGTTCCGGTTGGGAAAATCGCCTTGGGACTGGGGATCGTACTGGTGATTATGGCTGTCCTGGCAGTGGTGTTTCGCGCCCACTGGCTGCCTGCGTTGCGGCGGTTCTGGTTGGAGATGTCGAAGGCGGCTCGCGCCTTGCGCTCCCGCTCCGGTGTGGCTCTCGCGGCGGTGCTGGTTGGATTTCTCATCCAAGTTATGGTCTCGGTGATCCTCGGTTGCTGCCTTCGAGCGGTTGCGATCGCTCCTATTCCTTGGGTGGAACTGCTGTGGACGTTCCCGGTGATTGGGCTGATGGCGTCGGTTCCGATCACCATTTCAGGGGCCGGCGCCCGCGAGGGTGCCGCCATCTTGCTCTGGACCACTTTTGGCATCACCAGTGCAACGGCCTTCAGCGCCAGCCTGCTGACCCTGTCGGTCAACCTGCTCTGGGCGGCGGCAGGGGCGGTCTTGCTCTGGCGCGGTGGCGCGGATCAATCCAGTCCGGAAAGCTGA
- a CDS encoding GNAT family N-acetyltransferase: MSLKDRVSVIRVEDEAGRQQALTVMRAIYRDEKNWVQADEKLVSQADLGNDGMSWFVVRVDQTPVAVLRVLYNLPIELYRNYGFKMTQANLDLETFLKENRIAEIGRFAVLPDYRKFIVIVGALMRAAVRETIERDYTHYITDVFEGEANSPYDFHRRVMGFQTVATHDTGELNCPCRRITMLLDLKEAYNRLRKEGGWIYRFLTEDWTEAHHRAVLLDPETHFSQARG, encoded by the coding sequence ATGTCGCTTAAAGATCGAGTGAGTGTGATCCGCGTGGAAGATGAAGCCGGGCGCCAGCAGGCGCTGACGGTCATGCGGGCTATCTATCGAGACGAGAAGAACTGGGTGCAGGCGGACGAGAAGCTCGTTTCGCAGGCCGACCTGGGCAACGATGGGATGTCTTGGTTTGTCGTGCGGGTCGATCAGACTCCGGTCGCGGTGCTGCGCGTGCTCTACAACCTTCCGATCGAGCTCTATCGGAACTATGGCTTTAAGATGACCCAGGCGAACCTGGATCTGGAGACCTTCCTTAAGGAAAACCGAATCGCCGAGATCGGCCGATTCGCCGTGCTGCCCGATTATCGCAAGTTCATCGTGATTGTGGGTGCGCTGATGCGGGCTGCCGTCAGGGAGACAATCGAGCGCGACTATACCCACTACATCACCGATGTGTTTGAAGGCGAGGCCAACAGCCCCTATGACTTTCATCGGCGGGTGATGGGTTTTCAGACCGTGGCGACCCACGATACGGGCGAGCTGAACTGCCCGTGCCGACGTATCACCATGCTGCTGGACTTGAAGGAAGCGTATAACCGACTTCGGAAAGAGGGCGGCTGGATCTACCGCTTTCTGACTGAGGATTGGACTGAGGCGCATCATCGCGCCGTTCTTTTGGATCCTGAAACCCACTTCTCGCAGGCGCGGGGTTGA
- a CDS encoding ABC transporter ATP-binding protein, with the protein MASSSAASPATLVANGLVKQFGDFTAVNQVSLQVHPGEVVGLLGPNGAGKTTTLRMLAGILSPTSGTVTVLGTDLHAQPLLAKKRIGFLSGDTQLYRRLSPREMLLFFGRLYEVPTAVLSETVDRLIQELDMGSFANRPCGALSSGQKQRANIARAFLHRPELLILDEPTATLDVWSGQFIVEAIRRERAAQKAILFSTHIMSEVEYLCDRIYLVHGGEIVEHGTLAGILERSGCSNLTDAFLQLAKRSESKGRNDPA; encoded by the coding sequence GTGGCATCCTCTTCAGCAGCGTCTCCGGCCACGCTCGTCGCGAACGGCCTGGTTAAACAGTTCGGGGATTTCACAGCGGTAAACCAGGTGAGCCTTCAGGTCCATCCTGGGGAGGTGGTTGGGCTGTTGGGACCCAACGGAGCGGGCAAGACCACCACCCTGCGGATGCTCGCCGGGATCTTAAGCCCTACCTCCGGAACTGTGACCGTGCTCGGGACAGATCTTCATGCCCAGCCTTTGCTTGCCAAAAAGCGCATTGGGTTTTTGTCAGGAGATACACAGCTCTATCGTCGGTTGTCGCCGCGCGAGATGCTGCTGTTTTTCGGACGCCTGTATGAGGTCCCCACGGCGGTTCTGTCGGAGACGGTGGATCGTCTCATCCAGGAGTTGGACATGGGATCCTTTGCGAATCGGCCTTGTGGCGCTCTGAGTTCCGGACAGAAGCAGCGGGCGAACATCGCTCGAGCGTTTCTACACCGGCCTGAACTGCTCATCTTGGACGAGCCGACGGCGACGCTAGATGTTTGGAGCGGCCAGTTTATCGTGGAAGCCATCCGGCGCGAACGCGCCGCCCAAAAGGCGATCCTCTTTTCGACCCATATTATGAGTGAGGTGGAGTATCTCTGTGACCGCATTTACTTGGTCCACGGGGGCGAAATCGTCGAGCATGGCACCTTGGCGGGAATTCTCGAACGGTCCGGTTGTTCGAACCTCACCGACGCCTTCCTGCAGTTGGCCAAACGAAGTGAGTCTAAAGGTCGCAATGACCCCGCATGA
- a CDS encoding CPBP family intramembrane metalloprotease: MMRWHLIYTLFAKELTETLRDRRTLLMAVGLPVLLYPLIAIALTKLKETQNEAQEAARSRTAVWGTIPASLEPNLQQTNRFELLAGFGLSDTVKQALESGQLSLPTPLAPEAAKGAGPSTNGASAAVPAHPLVAEARALLLARKVDAVLVLWPGFEASLGGAGLARSFVMFDSARDGSLKAHDRLIETLETFRTNQVYQRERSRQLPDGFSHALSVRAVNVASKERQVGQFLGSMLPFLLILLSASGGLYAAIDLTAGEKERNTLQTLLCAPLSSIEIIAGKFLAAWVIVLLTTLANLTSMAATFARLLNSLGSLPTPLNSYLLAFLVLLPATFMLTAVFLAIAVFARDFKDGQNLLTPMMLLLTLPVGATTLPSVELDAWTSFVPLVNIALLIKSVFLSEAKPQLVFFTLLSSILYAWLALSFAARVFQQEQILLGGRDSWRSLLKWDPVRRLVPTPTFAVTSFAVVFVVVFYASQLLQGAGTVTMILVTQLGFFLLPNVLIGWRWGFSLRETYQLRAPSALSWVGAVLIGFSAWGVTAGIVTRVFPPPESFTKALENVLLFEGQNLPLWTVWLLLGVTPAVCEELFFRGLILAGFRRAGLWPALVISSLLFAVAHSSIYRLLPTFVLGLIIGYSTCRSRSMWTGILIHAINNSLLVTLLHQPELARRWGFHEMTYMPWSLCLGAAAVTALGLFLIRRGNPEPTNPGSLAAHRKPGMD, from the coding sequence ATGATGCGCTGGCACCTGATCTATACGCTGTTTGCGAAAGAGTTGACCGAGACGCTCCGGGATCGTCGCACCCTGCTGATGGCGGTTGGGCTGCCAGTGCTATTGTATCCATTGATTGCGATTGCGCTGACCAAGCTGAAGGAGACGCAGAATGAGGCGCAGGAGGCAGCCCGTTCCAGGACAGCCGTTTGGGGCACGATTCCAGCATCCCTTGAGCCGAACTTGCAGCAGACGAATCGGTTCGAACTTCTGGCCGGGTTCGGACTGTCGGACACCGTTAAGCAGGCGTTGGAATCTGGCCAGCTGTCCCTGCCGACTCCTCTAGCCCCCGAGGCCGCCAAGGGTGCCGGTCCATCGACCAACGGGGCTAGTGCCGCTGTTCCAGCGCACCCGCTGGTCGCGGAGGCGAGGGCTTTGCTCCTGGCGCGGAAGGTGGATGCGGTGTTGGTGCTGTGGCCCGGCTTCGAAGCCAGCTTGGGCGGGGCGGGCTTGGCACGTTCCTTCGTGATGTTTGATTCGGCACGGGACGGGTCGCTCAAGGCGCACGACCGCTTGATCGAGACCTTGGAAACCTTTCGAACCAACCAGGTCTATCAGCGGGAACGGAGCCGACAGTTGCCAGACGGGTTTTCGCACGCCTTGTCGGTGAGGGCGGTGAATGTGGCTTCGAAGGAAAGGCAGGTCGGCCAATTTCTCGGGTCCATGCTGCCCTTTCTCCTGATTCTGCTCTCGGCGTCGGGGGGCTTGTACGCCGCCATTGACCTGACCGCGGGGGAGAAGGAACGAAACACGCTGCAAACCCTCCTGTGCGCTCCACTCTCCAGCATCGAGATCATCGCCGGAAAGTTCCTGGCCGCCTGGGTGATCGTCCTGCTGACGACATTGGCGAACCTGACGAGCATGGCTGCGACCTTCGCACGGCTCCTGAATTCCTTGGGCAGTCTGCCCACTCCGCTCAACAGCTACCTGCTGGCGTTTCTTGTGTTGCTCCCGGCGACTTTCATGCTTACCGCCGTGTTTCTTGCGATCGCGGTGTTTGCTCGTGATTTCAAGGATGGCCAGAATTTGCTGACACCAATGATGCTCCTGCTCACCTTGCCGGTGGGGGCCACGACCTTACCCAGTGTGGAGTTGGACGCCTGGACCTCCTTTGTGCCACTGGTCAACATTGCCCTCCTGATCAAGAGTGTGTTCCTGTCGGAGGCGAAACCTCAGTTGGTGTTCTTCACGCTCCTCTCATCGATTCTCTACGCCTGGCTGGCGCTCTCCTTCGCGGCCAGGGTTTTTCAACAGGAGCAAATCCTGCTAGGGGGGCGGGATTCCTGGCGGAGTTTGTTGAAATGGGATCCTGTGCGTCGGCTGGTGCCCACTCCCACGTTCGCCGTGACCAGCTTTGCGGTTGTCTTTGTGGTGGTGTTCTATGCCAGTCAGCTGCTGCAGGGGGCTGGGACCGTGACCATGATTTTGGTAACGCAGCTGGGATTCTTTCTCCTGCCGAACGTCCTCATTGGCTGGCGCTGGGGTTTTTCCCTGCGCGAGACCTACCAGCTCCGTGCGCCTTCCGCTTTATCTTGGGTGGGTGCGGTGTTGATCGGATTCTCTGCCTGGGGTGTCACCGCTGGGATTGTGACTCGGGTCTTCCCGCCGCCGGAGAGCTTCACCAAGGCGCTCGAGAATGTTCTTCTCTTTGAGGGACAGAACCTGCCGCTGTGGACCGTGTGGCTATTGCTTGGCGTCACTCCCGCCGTCTGCGAGGAGCTGTTTTTTCGCGGACTGATTCTCGCGGGTTTCCGTCGTGCCGGGCTGTGGCCTGCCTTGGTGATCTCATCGCTCCTGTTCGCCGTTGCTCACTCCTCCATCTATCGATTGCTGCCCACGTTTGTTCTGGGGCTCATCATCGGTTACTCGACCTGCCGATCCCGGTCGATGTGGACCGGAATTCTCATCCACGCCATCAATAACAGTCTCTTGGTGACCTTGCTTCATCAGCCGGAGCTGGCGCGACGTTGGGGTTTCCACGAGATGACTTACATGCCCTGGAGTCTTTGCTTGGGCGCGGCTGCGGTCACGGCCCTGGGTTTGTTCCTCATCCGACGGGGGAATCCGGAGCCGACGAACCCCGGATCTCTTGCAGCTCATCGAAAACCGGGGATGGACTAA